Proteins from a single region of Geminicoccaceae bacterium:
- a CDS encoding ABC transporter ATP-binding protein has translation MNGAILRVDNLVVDFAMRQGGLRVLDGVTFELERGKTTCIVGESGSGKSMTARSILNMVPPPGTITGGRILFEPEPGSGATELIALGSRSKAIREIRGGRIGMIFQEPMSSLSPVHTIGAQIIEAVLLHRKASRREAREIAVDMLRQVEIPDPEKAINRYAFEFSGGMRQRAMIAMALCCHPDVLIADEPTTALDVTTQAEILDLIATLQRDLGMAVMFITHDMGVVAEIAHDVVVMHKGRVVERGDVDAIFNAPREAYTQRLLGAVKLLSGKARNKTPVPADAPSILTTRDLAMHFEKRTGFFQRVTDRTRAVDGISFELRQGETLGIVGESGSGKTTVGRCIARVYEPTGGEISYRGKDLMTAGAADLEPVRREIRMIFQDPFASLNPRMTVKQIIAEPLVINQGMAGSELDRRVGSLLERVGLDPAMRERYPHAFSGGQRQRIVIARAIALDPKLIIADEPTSALDVSIRTQVLDLLLELQRDLGLSFLFISHDMAVIRYFCDRIAVMYRGRIVELGDTEQVITDPQHPYTQALLSAVPSADPALRGTRKRVRYRGEE, from the coding sequence ATGAACGGAGCCATTCTCAGGGTCGACAACCTCGTCGTCGATTTCGCGATGCGCCAGGGGGGGCTTCGCGTCCTCGATGGCGTGACCTTCGAGCTCGAACGCGGCAAGACGACCTGCATCGTCGGCGAAAGCGGATCGGGCAAGTCGATGACGGCGCGCTCGATTCTCAACATGGTGCCGCCGCCGGGAACGATCACGGGCGGCCGCATCCTCTTCGAGCCCGAGCCGGGGAGCGGAGCGACCGAACTCATTGCGCTCGGCTCGCGCTCGAAGGCCATCCGCGAGATCCGCGGGGGGCGCATCGGCATGATCTTCCAGGAACCGATGAGTTCGCTCTCGCCTGTCCACACCATCGGGGCGCAGATCATCGAGGCCGTGCTGCTGCATCGCAAGGCGAGCCGGAGGGAAGCGCGCGAGATCGCCGTGGACATGTTGCGGCAGGTCGAAATTCCCGATCCGGAGAAGGCGATCAACCGCTATGCCTTCGAGTTTTCGGGCGGAATGCGCCAACGGGCAATGATTGCCATGGCGTTATGTTGTCATCCGGACGTCCTTATCGCCGATGAGCCCACCACGGCGCTGGACGTCACCACACAGGCGGAAATCCTCGATCTCATCGCCACCTTGCAGCGCGATCTCGGCATGGCGGTCATGTTCATCACCCACGACATGGGGGTGGTCGCCGAGATCGCGCATGACGTGGTGGTCATGCACAAGGGGCGCGTGGTCGAGCGCGGCGATGTCGATGCCATTTTCAATGCGCCCCGGGAGGCCTACACGCAGCGCCTGCTCGGAGCCGTCAAGCTGCTTTCCGGCAAGGCCCGCAACAAGACGCCCGTTCCGGCCGACGCGCCATCCATTCTCACGACGCGCGATCTCGCCATGCATTTCGAGAAGCGCACCGGCTTCTTCCAGAGGGTGACCGACCGCACCAGGGCCGTTGACGGCATCTCCTTCGAACTCAGGCAGGGCGAGACGCTCGGGATCGTTGGCGAGAGCGGATCCGGCAAGACCACCGTGGGTCGTTGCATCGCCCGGGTCTACGAACCGACCGGCGGCGAGATCAGCTACCGCGGCAAGGATCTGATGACGGCCGGTGCCGCCGACCTCGAACCGGTGCGGCGCGAGATCCGCATGATCTTCCAGGACCCGTTCGCCTCGCTCAATCCGCGGATGACCGTCAAGCAGATCATTGCCGAGCCCCTGGTCATCAATCAGGGCATGGCGGGCAGTGAACTGGATCGGCGGGTCGGTTCGCTGCTCGAACGGGTGGGGCTCGATCCGGCGATGCGGGAACGTTATCCGCACGCCTTTTCCGGCGGACAGCGGCAACGTATCGTCATTGCCCGGGCCATAGCGCTCGATCCGAAGCTCATCATCGCCGACGAACCGACCTCGGCCCTCGACGTGTCGATCCGTACACAGGTCCTCGACCTGCTGCTGGAACTGCAACGCGACCTCGGCCTGTCCTTCCTCTTCATCAGTCACGACATGGCCGTGATCCGCTATTTCTGCGACCGGATCGCGGTCATGTACCGGGGCCGCATCGTCGAGCTCGGCGATACCGAACAGGTCATCACCGATCCGCAACATCCCTACACCCAGGCGTTGTTGTCGGCTGTGCCCAGTGCCGATCCCGCACTGCGCGGAACGCGCAAGAGGGTACGCTATCGAGGGGAGGAATGA
- a CDS encoding ABC transporter permease, with protein sequence MSEAGILDNDAPVAVDNKVAVASQAQLTWWAFKRHKLAMAGLWVIVLFYVIVLFCEFIAPGDPLTQNRRAIFHPPQMPHFVDVAEDGSWSFRPYVDAMDRKRDPKTFRVSYEPTGEKIYLEFFGKGAPYRLWGIFDSETHLIATENPRDNVFFFGADRLGRDMFSRTMYGTRISMSIGLVGVAISLVLGITLGGLSGYYGGRVDVIIQRLIEFVLSLPTIPIWLALAAALPPSWPIYLQYFVITLIVSLVGWTELGRVVRGRFLAMKNEDFVIAARLDGASEKRIIFRHMLPSLTSHIIASLTLAVPLMILAETSLSFLGLGLQPPAISWGVLLKEAQNVRSISQAPWLFIPGGFVVVAVLAFNFLGDGMRDAADPYGQ encoded by the coding sequence ATGAGTGAGGCAGGCATTCTCGACAACGATGCGCCGGTCGCCGTCGACAACAAGGTGGCGGTCGCGTCCCAGGCCCAGCTCACCTGGTGGGCCTTCAAACGGCACAAGCTCGCCATGGCGGGGCTGTGGGTCATCGTGCTGTTCTACGTGATCGTGCTCTTCTGCGAGTTCATTGCGCCGGGCGATCCGCTCACGCAGAACCGCCGGGCGATATTCCACCCGCCGCAGATGCCGCATTTCGTGGATGTTGCCGAAGACGGGAGCTGGTCGTTCCGGCCCTATGTGGATGCGATGGACCGCAAGCGCGATCCGAAGACCTTCAGGGTGAGCTACGAGCCCACGGGCGAAAAGATCTATCTGGAGTTTTTCGGCAAGGGCGCACCCTACAGGTTGTGGGGGATATTCGACAGCGAGACACATCTGATCGCCACGGAAAATCCCCGCGACAATGTCTTCTTCTTCGGTGCCGATCGTCTTGGCCGCGACATGTTCAGCCGGACAATGTACGGCACGCGGATATCAATGTCGATCGGGCTCGTCGGCGTCGCCATCTCCCTCGTCCTCGGCATCACGCTTGGCGGCCTGTCGGGGTACTATGGCGGACGGGTCGACGTCATCATCCAGCGCCTGATCGAGTTCGTCCTCTCGCTGCCGACCATTCCGATCTGGCTCGCGCTTGCGGCGGCCCTGCCGCCGTCATGGCCCATCTACCTGCAATATTTCGTCATAACGCTGATCGTGTCGCTCGTGGGATGGACCGAACTGGGACGGGTGGTGCGCGGCCGTTTCCTCGCCATGAAGAACGAGGATTTCGTCATCGCGGCCCGTCTCGACGGTGCCAGCGAGAAGCGCATCATCTTTCGTCACATGCTGCCATCGCTCACCAGCCACATCATCGCCTCGCTGACATTGGCGGTCCCGCTGATGATCCTTGCCGAGACGAGCCTGAGTTTCCTCGGTCTCGGCCTGCAACCGCCCGCGATCAGCTGGGGGGTGCTGCTCAAGGAGGCGCAGAACGTGCGCTCCATAAGTCAAGCACCCTGGCTGTTCATCCCGGGCGGCTTCGTGGTGGTGGCGGTGCTCGCCTTCAATTTCCTCGGCGATGGCATGCGTGACGCCGCCGACCCCTATGGGCAGTGA
- a CDS encoding alpha/beta hydrolase, whose translation MNLHTGDDEHRLAPGMARSMAEEARLDREFGRGEGIAESRRAGPLTASFWNEGLVEAGITEELHTAADDGHTVPLRLFRGAKGRPSPVILYIYGGGWVAGSVVQNEPAIRTLVHDSGWSVVAPTYRLAPEHPFPAGLTDCTAALAWIRESGPGLGLDPARIVLAGTSAGGNLAAATALADNQRAGLAGLMLFYGVLAVNFDSPSYREFADGRFGLPRARMMEYFDHYDPGGRRVHDPLVTPMLGDLAGLPPTWLVAAELDVLRDDTLSMARRLESAGVRTQLRVEKGVTHGFINRARVLPAARSVLADAVRFLEGLER comes from the coding sequence ATGAACCTGCATACAGGCGATGACGAACACAGGCTGGCGCCGGGCATGGCCCGTTCGATGGCCGAGGAAGCGAGGCTCGACCGTGAATTTGGCCGCGGCGAGGGCATCGCCGAATCGCGACGTGCCGGACCGCTGACGGCATCCTTCTGGAATGAGGGACTTGTGGAAGCCGGGATCACGGAGGAGCTGCATACAGCCGCGGATGACGGCCATACCGTGCCCCTTCGCCTGTTCCGCGGGGCGAAGGGCCGACCCTCGCCGGTCATCCTCTACATCTATGGCGGGGGCTGGGTCGCCGGGAGCGTCGTCCAGAACGAACCGGCCATCCGCACACTGGTGCATGACAGCGGCTGGAGTGTGGTGGCCCCCACCTACCGGCTGGCGCCCGAACATCCCTTTCCCGCCGGGTTGACTGATTGCACGGCCGCATTGGCGTGGATCCGTGAAAGCGGGCCGGGGCTGGGGCTGGACCCGGCCCGGATCGTCCTTGCCGGCACTTCTGCGGGAGGCAATCTGGCTGCGGCCACGGCCCTTGCCGACAACCAGCGGGCCGGGCTGGCGGGGTTGATGCTGTTCTACGGCGTGCTCGCCGTGAATTTCGACAGCCCCAGCTATCGCGAATTTGCCGATGGCAGGTTCGGTCTGCCGCGGGCCCGGATGATGGAATATTTCGACCATTACGACCCTGGCGGACGCCGCGTCCACGATCCGCTCGTGACGCCCATGCTGGGCGATCTCGCCGGCTTGCCGCCCACATGGCTGGTAGCGGCCGAACTCGACGTCTTGCGCGACGATACGCTCTCCATGGCCCGTCGGCTCGAATCTGCGGGCGTCCGGACGCAATTGCGCGTGGAGAAAGGGGTCACGCACGGATTCATCAATCGGGCGCGCGTGCTTCCGGCCGCCCGCAGCGTGCTCGCCGACGCCGTGCGATTCCTTGAAGGACTGGAGCGATGA
- a CDS encoding FadR family transcriptional regulator: MTAVNPHPTCPTGADRRPSEPTLGDHVHEQLLDRIRAGVYPLDSRLPSEIDLAAEFEVSRPIVRSALARLREEGLVVSRRGSGSFVASSSETGTGGYMQLKSVEDIAAWYEFRRMIESETAARAASRASGDDVARLEAIALEMERTLDEGRSGVEVDIRFHDAIAAIADNRFLHQTVIMIRPHLYFIARFVRSLGQMGYLTGQIEARGEHRAIIAAIRAGDADAARRAMVDHVDGSHRRVFKGE, translated from the coding sequence ATGACTGCCGTCAATCCGCATCCGACCTGTCCGACGGGAGCCGATCGCAGGCCATCCGAGCCAACGCTGGGCGACCATGTCCACGAACAATTGCTGGACCGCATAAGGGCCGGCGTCTATCCGCTCGACAGCCGGCTGCCGAGCGAGATCGATCTGGCGGCCGAATTCGAGGTGTCGCGCCCGATCGTGCGCTCGGCACTCGCCCGGTTGCGCGAGGAGGGCCTGGTGGTCTCGCGCCGCGGTTCGGGGAGCTTCGTCGCCAGCAGCAGCGAAACCGGCACCGGCGGCTACATGCAGCTCAAGAGCGTCGAGGACATCGCCGCGTGGTACGAATTCCGTCGCATGATCGAATCGGAGACCGCGGCGCGCGCCGCAAGCCGCGCATCGGGCGATGATGTCGCCAGGCTGGAAGCCATCGCACTGGAGATGGAGCGCACCCTCGACGAGGGCCGTTCAGGCGTGGAGGTCGACATCCGCTTTCACGACGCGATCGCCGCGATCGCCGACAACCGCTTTTTGCACCAGACCGTCATCATGATCCGCCCCCACCTCTATTTCATCGCCCGCTTTGTCCGCAGCCTCGGGCAGATGGGCTATCTGACCGGCCAGATCGAGGCGCGCGGCGAGCACCGGGCGATCATCGCGGCGATCAGGGCCGGCGATGCCGATGCGGCCCGCAGGGCGATGGTCGACCACGTCGACGGGTCTCACAGGAGGGTATTCAAGGGCGAGTAG
- a CDS encoding ABC transporter permease: protein MLRYIVKRIIWMVPFLFAVSIVAFLLIQAPPGDYLTTYIAKLGESNEVLDQATIDNLRMRFGLDQPLYVQYFKWVTNLLHGDFGMSFEWRQPVSDLIWERMGLTLILSFSTLLFTWAVAFPIGVYSAVRKYSLGDYVATFIGFIGLATPNFLLALVLMYIGVVYFGADVGGLFSDRYANAPWSMAKVVDLMKHLWLPMVVLGTSATASLIRIMRANLLDELNKPYVDTARAKGLSEFRLIMKYPVRVALNPFISTIGWVLPNLVSGAVVTAIVLSLPTAGPLMLQALLAQDMYLAGAFVLLLSSLTVIGMLISDILLVLLDPRVRYE, encoded by the coding sequence ATCCTGCGTTATATCGTCAAGCGCATCATCTGGATGGTGCCCTTTCTCTTTGCCGTTTCGATCGTTGCCTTCCTGCTGATACAGGCACCGCCCGGCGACTACCTGACCACCTACATCGCCAAGCTCGGCGAATCGAACGAAGTCCTCGACCAGGCGACGATCGACAACCTGCGCATGCGCTTCGGCCTCGATCAGCCGCTCTATGTCCAGTACTTCAAGTGGGTCACCAATCTTCTCCATGGCGATTTCGGAATGTCGTTCGAATGGCGGCAGCCGGTTTCGGACCTCATCTGGGAGCGCATGGGGCTGACGCTCATCCTGAGTTTCTCGACCCTGCTGTTCACGTGGGCCGTCGCCTTTCCCATCGGTGTATACAGCGCCGTCCGCAAGTATTCGCTGGGTGACTACGTTGCGACCTTCATCGGTTTCATCGGCCTTGCCACCCCGAACTTCCTCCTCGCCCTGGTGCTCATGTACATCGGTGTCGTGTATTTCGGAGCCGATGTCGGCGGACTGTTCTCCGACCGGTATGCAAATGCCCCGTGGTCGATGGCCAAGGTGGTCGACCTGATGAAGCATCTCTGGCTGCCGATGGTCGTGCTCGGCACGTCGGCAACCGCCAGCCTCATCCGCATCATGCGCGCCAATCTGCTCGACGAGCTCAACAAGCCCTATGTCGATACCGCCCGGGCCAAGGGGCTGTCGGAATTCAGGCTCATCATGAAATACCCCGTGCGGGTCGCGCTGAATCCGTTCATATCGACGATCGGGTGGGTCCTGCCCAACCTCGTTTCGGGGGCGGTGGTGACCGCCATCGTCCTTTCGCTGCCCACGGCGGGGCCGCTGATGCTTCAGGCGCTGCTGGCGCAGGACATGTACCTGGCCGGTGCCTTCGTGCTGCTGCTCTCGTCGCTGACGGTCATCGGCATGCTGATTTCCGACATTCTGCTCGTTCTCCTGGATCCGCGGGTGCGCTATGAGTGA
- a CDS encoding ABC transporter substrate-binding protein, which yields MARSWCAGRRALMATAMAGLLLSPALAWAYQEAPSLAEMVKAGQLPEVDQRLPDQPEVVTPLDSVGTYGGTLRRVLGGSNDHNSILRIVSPQGLTRWEPDFSNIKPNLAESWEVNDDASEYTFKLRKGTKWSDGEPFTADDIMFFVDDLLSNTEFYPNPPARFVVDDKLMTAEKVDDYTVKLKFAAPYGMFLQELATPLAQEPVLWAKHYCSQFHPKYNDKVADLVASTEAVEDWPALFRLRCGEVEAPNRWGNPDRPTLDPWVMTKDAYTAGATRVVMARNPYFWQVDTDGNQLPYIDELAMNVVQDSEALLLEAAAGNIDMQRRRIDALANVPVLAENAEKNGYKLYELDNANSNAMAIHLNLTHKDPVMREVLDNRDVRVALSLGIDRDEIIDIVYQGMGEPWQIGPKPSHPLYNEQLGHQFTEYDPDRANELLDGAGLDKRDSDDFRLLPDGRRFTFNVQYTGIEQPDWGDALEIMKEQWRKIGVDLHSTSVERSIYYSRGEANEHDFMVWGAPGGLDPYLSPRDVLAVHPQASWFAIPWARWYLSGGKDGQEPSESMKERLALYDEFKQTADPDRQAELFRQIHQMAADAFEVFGISSAPNLYGVVNVKLRNVPEIMPGAWMYPDPGPTLPQTWYYDNN from the coding sequence ATGGCACGATCATGGTGTGCCGGTCGCCGTGCACTGATGGCTACGGCCATGGCAGGGCTGCTGCTGTCGCCGGCACTGGCCTGGGCCTATCAGGAAGCGCCGTCGCTGGCGGAGATGGTCAAGGCGGGACAATTGCCGGAAGTGGACCAGCGCCTTCCCGACCAGCCCGAGGTCGTGACGCCTCTCGACAGTGTCGGAACCTATGGCGGGACATTGCGCCGCGTGCTTGGCGGTTCGAATGACCACAACTCGATCCTGCGCATCGTTTCACCCCAGGGGCTGACCCGGTGGGAGCCCGATTTTTCGAACATCAAGCCCAACCTGGCCGAAAGCTGGGAAGTCAACGACGACGCGTCCGAATACACCTTCAAGCTCCGCAAGGGGACGAAGTGGTCGGACGGCGAGCCGTTCACGGCCGACGACATCATGTTCTTCGTTGACGATCTCCTGAGCAACACGGAATTCTACCCCAATCCGCCGGCGCGCTTCGTGGTCGACGACAAGCTGATGACCGCGGAGAAGGTCGACGATTACACGGTCAAGCTGAAGTTCGCCGCGCCGTATGGCATGTTCCTCCAGGAACTGGCGACGCCGCTGGCCCAGGAGCCTGTGCTCTGGGCCAAGCATTACTGCAGCCAGTTCCATCCCAAGTACAACGACAAGGTCGCCGACCTGGTTGCCAGCACCGAAGCGGTCGAGGACTGGCCGGCACTGTTCCGCCTGCGCTGCGGGGAGGTCGAGGCCCCCAACCGCTGGGGCAATCCGGATCGCCCGACGCTCGATCCCTGGGTCATGACCAAGGATGCCTACACGGCGGGAGCCACACGCGTCGTGATGGCCCGCAATCCCTATTTCTGGCAGGTCGACACGGACGGGAACCAGCTGCCCTACATCGATGAACTGGCGATGAATGTCGTCCAGGATTCCGAGGCCCTCCTGCTGGAGGCGGCTGCCGGCAATATCGACATGCAGCGGCGGCGCATCGATGCCCTCGCCAATGTACCCGTGCTCGCCGAGAATGCGGAAAAGAACGGCTACAAGCTGTATGAACTCGATAATGCCAATTCCAATGCCATGGCCATCCATCTCAACCTGACCCACAAGGATCCGGTCATGCGCGAGGTGCTGGACAACAGGGATGTGCGTGTCGCACTGTCGCTCGGGATCGACCGTGACGAGATCATCGACATCGTCTACCAGGGAATGGGCGAGCCGTGGCAGATCGGTCCCAAACCCAGCCATCCGCTGTACAACGAGCAGCTGGGGCACCAGTTCACGGAATACGACCCGGACCGGGCCAACGAGCTGCTTGACGGTGCGGGACTGGACAAGCGCGATTCCGACGACTTCCGCCTGCTGCCCGACGGCCGCCGGTTCACCTTCAATGTCCAGTACACGGGGATCGAGCAGCCCGACTGGGGCGATGCGCTCGAAATCATGAAGGAGCAGTGGCGCAAGATCGGCGTCGATCTCCACTCCACCTCGGTGGAGCGTTCCATCTATTACAGCCGCGGCGAGGCCAATGAGCATGATTTCATGGTCTGGGGTGCGCCGGGCGGTCTCGATCCCTATCTGAGCCCGCGTGACGTGCTGGCCGTCCATCCGCAGGCTTCCTGGTTCGCCATTCCATGGGCGCGCTGGTACCTGTCGGGCGGCAAGGATGGCCAGGAACCGAGCGAGTCGATGAAGGAACGCCTTGCCCTTTACGACGAGTTCAAGCAGACGGCCGATCCCGACCGGCAGGCCGAATTGTTCCGGCAGATCCACCAGATGGCCGCCGACGCCTTCGAGGTGTTCGGAATTTCATCCGCACCGAATCTCTATGGCGTGGTGAACGTGAAGCTGCGCAACGTTCCGGAGATCATGCCCGGTGCCTGGATGTATCCGGATCCCGGGCCGACGCTGCCGCAGACCTGGTACTACGACAACAATTGA